Proteins encoded by one window of Macaca mulatta isolate MMU2019108-1 chromosome 10, T2T-MMU8v2.0, whole genome shotgun sequence:
- the HNF4A gene encoding hepatocyte nuclear factor 4-alpha isoform X3: protein MVSVNAPLGAPVESSYDTSPSEGTNLNAPNSLGVSALCAICGDRATGKHYGASSCDGCKGFFRRSVRKNHMYSCRFSRQCVVDKDKRNQCRYCRLKKCFRAGMKKEAVQNERDRISTRRSSYEDSSLPSINALLQAEVLSRQITSPVSGINGDIRAKKIASIADVCESMKEQLLVLVEWAKYIPAFCELPLDDQVALLRAHAGEHLLLGATKRSMVFKDVLLLGNDYIVPRHCPELAEMSRVSMRILDELVLPFQELQIDDNEYAYLKAIIFFDPDAKGLSDPGKIKRLRSQVQVSLEDYINDRQYDSRGRFGELLLLLPTLQSITWQMIEQIQFIKLFGMAKIDNLLQEMLLGGSSSDAPHAHHPLHPHLMQEHMGTNVIVANTMPTHLSNGQMCEWPRPRGQAATPETPQPSPPGGSGSEPYKLLPGAVATIVKPLSAIPQPTITKQEVI from the exons ACACATCCCCGTCAGAAGGCACCAACCTCAACGCGCCCAACAGCCTGGGTGTCAGTgccctgtgtgccatctgtggGGACCGGGCCACGGGCAAACACTACGGCGCCTCGAGCTGTGACGGCTGCAAGGGCTTCTTCCGGAGGAGTGTGCGGAAGAACCACATGTACTCCTGCAG ATTTAGCCGGCAGTGCGTGGTGGACAAAGACAAGAGGAACCAGTGCCGCTACTGCAGGCTCAAGAAATGCTTCCGGGCTGGCATGAAGAAGGAAG CCGTCCAAAATGAGCGGGACCGGATCAGCACTCGAAGGTCAAGCTATGAGGACAGCAGCCTGCCCTCCATCAATGCGCTCCTGCAGGCAGAGGTCCTGTCCCGACAG ATCACCTCCCCCGTCTCCGGGATCAATGGCGACATTCGGGCGAAGAAGATCGCCAGTATCGCAGACGTATGTGAGTCCATGAAGGAGCAGCTGCTGGTTCTCGTCGAGTGGGCCAAGTACATCCCGGCTTTCTGCGAGCTCCCCCTGGACGACCAG GTGGCCCTGCTCAGAGCCCATGCTGGTGAGCACCTGCTGCTCGGAGCCACCAAGCGATCCATGGTGTTCAAGGACGTGCTGCTCCTAG GCAATGACTACATTGTCCCTCGGCACTGCCCGGAGCTGGCGGAGATGAGCCGGGTGTCCATGCGCATCCTCGACGAGCTGGTGCTGCCCTTCCAGGAGCTGCAGATCGATGACAATGAGTATGCCTACCTCAAAGCCATCATCTTCTTTGACCCAG ATGCCAAAGGGCTGAGCGATCCAGGGAAGATCAAGCGGCTGCGTTCCCAGGTGCAGGTGAGCTTGGAAGACTACATCAATGACCGCCAGTATGACTCGCGCGGCCGCTTTggagagctgctgctgctgctacctaCCCTGCAGAGCATCACCTGGCAGATGATCGAGCAGATCCAGTTCATCAAGCTCTTCGGCATGGCCAAGATCGACAACCTGCTGCAGGAGATGCTGCTGGGAG GGTCCTCCAGCGATGCACCCCATGCCCACCACCCCCTGCACCCTCACCTGATGCAGGAACACATGGGAACCAATGTCATCGTTGCCAACACAATGCCCACTCACCTCAGCAATGGACAGATGTGTGAGTGGCCCCGACCCAGGGGGCAGGCAG CCACCCCTGAGACCCCACAGCCCTCACCGCCAGGTGGCTCAGGGTCTGAGCCCTACAAGCTCCTGCCAGGAGCCGTCGCCACAATCGTCAAGCCCCTCTCTGCCATCCCCCAGCCGACCATCACCAAGCAGGAAGTTATCTAG
- the HNF4A gene encoding hepatocyte nuclear factor 4-alpha isoform X2, with the protein MRLSKTLVDMDMADYSAALDPAYTTLEFENVQVLTMGNDTSPSEGTNLNAPNSLGVSALCAICGDRATGKHYGASSCDGCKGFFRRSVRKNHMYSCRFSRQCVVDKDKRNQCRYCRLKKCFRAGMKKEAVQNERDRISTRRSSYEDSSLPSINALLQAEVLSRQITSPVSGINGDIRAKKIASIADVCESMKEQLLVLVEWAKYIPAFCELPLDDQVALLRAHAGEHLLLGATKRSMVFKDVLLLGNDYIVPRHCPELAEMSRVSMRILDELVLPFQELQIDDNEYAYLKAIIFFDPDAKGLSDPGKIKRLRSQVQVSLEDYINDRQYDSRGRFGELLLLLPTLQSITWQMIEQIQFIKLFGMAKIDNLLQEMLLGGSSSDAPHAHHPLHPHLMQEHMGTNVIVANTMPTHLSNGQMSTPETPQPSPPGGSGSEPYKLLPGAVATIVKPLSAIPQPTITKQEVI; encoded by the exons ACACATCCCCGTCAGAAGGCACCAACCTCAACGCGCCCAACAGCCTGGGTGTCAGTgccctgtgtgccatctgtggGGACCGGGCCACGGGCAAACACTACGGCGCCTCGAGCTGTGACGGCTGCAAGGGCTTCTTCCGGAGGAGTGTGCGGAAGAACCACATGTACTCCTGCAG ATTTAGCCGGCAGTGCGTGGTGGACAAAGACAAGAGGAACCAGTGCCGCTACTGCAGGCTCAAGAAATGCTTCCGGGCTGGCATGAAGAAGGAAG CCGTCCAAAATGAGCGGGACCGGATCAGCACTCGAAGGTCAAGCTATGAGGACAGCAGCCTGCCCTCCATCAATGCGCTCCTGCAGGCAGAGGTCCTGTCCCGACAG ATCACCTCCCCCGTCTCCGGGATCAATGGCGACATTCGGGCGAAGAAGATCGCCAGTATCGCAGACGTATGTGAGTCCATGAAGGAGCAGCTGCTGGTTCTCGTCGAGTGGGCCAAGTACATCCCGGCTTTCTGCGAGCTCCCCCTGGACGACCAG GTGGCCCTGCTCAGAGCCCATGCTGGTGAGCACCTGCTGCTCGGAGCCACCAAGCGATCCATGGTGTTCAAGGACGTGCTGCTCCTAG GCAATGACTACATTGTCCCTCGGCACTGCCCGGAGCTGGCGGAGATGAGCCGGGTGTCCATGCGCATCCTCGACGAGCTGGTGCTGCCCTTCCAGGAGCTGCAGATCGATGACAATGAGTATGCCTACCTCAAAGCCATCATCTTCTTTGACCCAG ATGCCAAAGGGCTGAGCGATCCAGGGAAGATCAAGCGGCTGCGTTCCCAGGTGCAGGTGAGCTTGGAAGACTACATCAATGACCGCCAGTATGACTCGCGCGGCCGCTTTggagagctgctgctgctgctacctaCCCTGCAGAGCATCACCTGGCAGATGATCGAGCAGATCCAGTTCATCAAGCTCTTCGGCATGGCCAAGATCGACAACCTGCTGCAGGAGATGCTGCTGGGAG GGTCCTCCAGCGATGCACCCCATGCCCACCACCCCCTGCACCCTCACCTGATGCAGGAACACATGGGAACCAATGTCATCGTTGCCAACACAATGCCCACTCACCTCAGCAATGGACAGATGT CCACCCCTGAGACCCCACAGCCCTCACCGCCAGGTGGCTCAGGGTCTGAGCCCTACAAGCTCCTGCCAGGAGCCGTCGCCACAATCGTCAAGCCCCTCTCTGCCATCCCCCAGCCGACCATCACCAAGCAGGAAGTTATCTAG
- the HNF4A gene encoding hepatocyte nuclear factor 4-alpha isoform X5 yields the protein MTHPRQKAPTSTRPTAWVSVPCVPSVGTGPRANTTAPRAVTAARASSGGVCGRTTCTPAALPRFSRQCVVDKDKRNQCRYCRLKKCFRAGMKKEAVQNERDRISTRRSSYEDSSLPSINALLQAEVLSRQITSPVSGINGDIRAKKIASIADVCESMKEQLLVLVEWAKYIPAFCELPLDDQVALLRAHAGEHLLLGATKRSMVFKDVLLLGNDYIVPRHCPELAEMSRVSMRILDELVLPFQELQIDDNEYAYLKAIIFFDPDAKGLSDPGKIKRLRSQVQVSLEDYINDRQYDSRGRFGELLLLLPTLQSITWQMIEQIQFIKLFGMAKIDNLLQEMLLGGSSSDAPHAHHPLHPHLMQEHMGTNVIVANTMPTHLSNGQMSTPETPQPSPPGGSGSEPYKLLPGAVATIVKPLSAIPQPTITKQEVI from the exons ACACATCCCCGTCAGAAGGCACCAACCTCAACGCGCCCAACAGCCTGGGTGTCAGTgccctgtgtgccatctgtggGGACCGGGCCACGGGCAAACACTACGGCGCCTCGAGCTGTGACGGCTGCAAGGGCTTCTTCCGGAGGAGTGTGCGGAAGAACCACATGTACTCCTGCAG CCCTCCCCAGATTTAGCCGGCAGTGCGTGGTGGACAAAGACAAGAGGAACCAGTGCCGCTACTGCAGGCTCAAGAAATGCTTCCGGGCTGGCATGAAGAAGGAAG CCGTCCAAAATGAGCGGGACCGGATCAGCACTCGAAGGTCAAGCTATGAGGACAGCAGCCTGCCCTCCATCAATGCGCTCCTGCAGGCAGAGGTCCTGTCCCGACAG ATCACCTCCCCCGTCTCCGGGATCAATGGCGACATTCGGGCGAAGAAGATCGCCAGTATCGCAGACGTATGTGAGTCCATGAAGGAGCAGCTGCTGGTTCTCGTCGAGTGGGCCAAGTACATCCCGGCTTTCTGCGAGCTCCCCCTGGACGACCAG GTGGCCCTGCTCAGAGCCCATGCTGGTGAGCACCTGCTGCTCGGAGCCACCAAGCGATCCATGGTGTTCAAGGACGTGCTGCTCCTAG GCAATGACTACATTGTCCCTCGGCACTGCCCGGAGCTGGCGGAGATGAGCCGGGTGTCCATGCGCATCCTCGACGAGCTGGTGCTGCCCTTCCAGGAGCTGCAGATCGATGACAATGAGTATGCCTACCTCAAAGCCATCATCTTCTTTGACCCAG ATGCCAAAGGGCTGAGCGATCCAGGGAAGATCAAGCGGCTGCGTTCCCAGGTGCAGGTGAGCTTGGAAGACTACATCAATGACCGCCAGTATGACTCGCGCGGCCGCTTTggagagctgctgctgctgctacctaCCCTGCAGAGCATCACCTGGCAGATGATCGAGCAGATCCAGTTCATCAAGCTCTTCGGCATGGCCAAGATCGACAACCTGCTGCAGGAGATGCTGCTGGGAG GGTCCTCCAGCGATGCACCCCATGCCCACCACCCCCTGCACCCTCACCTGATGCAGGAACACATGGGAACCAATGTCATCGTTGCCAACACAATGCCCACTCACCTCAGCAATGGACAGATGT CCACCCCTGAGACCCCACAGCCCTCACCGCCAGGTGGCTCAGGGTCTGAGCCCTACAAGCTCCTGCCAGGAGCCGTCGCCACAATCGTCAAGCCCCTCTCTGCCATCCCCCAGCCGACCATCACCAAGCAGGAAGTTATCTAG
- the HNF4A gene encoding hepatocyte nuclear factor 4-alpha isoform X1: MRLSKTLVDMDMADYSAALDPAYTTLEFENVQVLTMGNDTSPSEGTNLNAPNSLGVSALCAICGDRATGKHYGASSCDGCKGFFRRSVRKNHMYSCRFSRQCVVDKDKRNQCRYCRLKKCFRAGMKKEAVQNERDRISTRRSSYEDSSLPSINALLQAEVLSRQITSPVSGINGDIRAKKIASIADVCESMKEQLLVLVEWAKYIPAFCELPLDDQVALLRAHAGEHLLLGATKRSMVFKDVLLLGNDYIVPRHCPELAEMSRVSMRILDELVLPFQELQIDDNEYAYLKAIIFFDPDAKGLSDPGKIKRLRSQVQVSLEDYINDRQYDSRGRFGELLLLLPTLQSITWQMIEQIQFIKLFGMAKIDNLLQEMLLGGSSSDAPHAHHPLHPHLMQEHMGTNVIVANTMPTHLSNGQMCEWPRPRGQAATPETPQPSPPGGSGSEPYKLLPGAVATIVKPLSAIPQPTITKQEVI; this comes from the exons ACACATCCCCGTCAGAAGGCACCAACCTCAACGCGCCCAACAGCCTGGGTGTCAGTgccctgtgtgccatctgtggGGACCGGGCCACGGGCAAACACTACGGCGCCTCGAGCTGTGACGGCTGCAAGGGCTTCTTCCGGAGGAGTGTGCGGAAGAACCACATGTACTCCTGCAG ATTTAGCCGGCAGTGCGTGGTGGACAAAGACAAGAGGAACCAGTGCCGCTACTGCAGGCTCAAGAAATGCTTCCGGGCTGGCATGAAGAAGGAAG CCGTCCAAAATGAGCGGGACCGGATCAGCACTCGAAGGTCAAGCTATGAGGACAGCAGCCTGCCCTCCATCAATGCGCTCCTGCAGGCAGAGGTCCTGTCCCGACAG ATCACCTCCCCCGTCTCCGGGATCAATGGCGACATTCGGGCGAAGAAGATCGCCAGTATCGCAGACGTATGTGAGTCCATGAAGGAGCAGCTGCTGGTTCTCGTCGAGTGGGCCAAGTACATCCCGGCTTTCTGCGAGCTCCCCCTGGACGACCAG GTGGCCCTGCTCAGAGCCCATGCTGGTGAGCACCTGCTGCTCGGAGCCACCAAGCGATCCATGGTGTTCAAGGACGTGCTGCTCCTAG GCAATGACTACATTGTCCCTCGGCACTGCCCGGAGCTGGCGGAGATGAGCCGGGTGTCCATGCGCATCCTCGACGAGCTGGTGCTGCCCTTCCAGGAGCTGCAGATCGATGACAATGAGTATGCCTACCTCAAAGCCATCATCTTCTTTGACCCAG ATGCCAAAGGGCTGAGCGATCCAGGGAAGATCAAGCGGCTGCGTTCCCAGGTGCAGGTGAGCTTGGAAGACTACATCAATGACCGCCAGTATGACTCGCGCGGCCGCTTTggagagctgctgctgctgctacctaCCCTGCAGAGCATCACCTGGCAGATGATCGAGCAGATCCAGTTCATCAAGCTCTTCGGCATGGCCAAGATCGACAACCTGCTGCAGGAGATGCTGCTGGGAG GGTCCTCCAGCGATGCACCCCATGCCCACCACCCCCTGCACCCTCACCTGATGCAGGAACACATGGGAACCAATGTCATCGTTGCCAACACAATGCCCACTCACCTCAGCAATGGACAGATGTGTGAGTGGCCCCGACCCAGGGGGCAGGCAG CCACCCCTGAGACCCCACAGCCCTCACCGCCAGGTGGCTCAGGGTCTGAGCCCTACAAGCTCCTGCCAGGAGCCGTCGCCACAATCGTCAAGCCCCTCTCTGCCATCCCCCAGCCGACCATCACCAAGCAGGAAGTTATCTAG
- the HNF4A gene encoding hepatocyte nuclear factor 4-alpha isoform X4 encodes MTHPRQKAPTSTRPTAWVSVPCVPSVGTGPRANTTAPRAVTAARASSGGVCGRTTCTPAALPRFSRQCVVDKDKRNQCRYCRLKKCFRAGMKKEAVQNERDRISTRRSSYEDSSLPSINALLQAEVLSRQITSPVSGINGDIRAKKIASIADVCESMKEQLLVLVEWAKYIPAFCELPLDDQVALLRAHAGEHLLLGATKRSMVFKDVLLLGNDYIVPRHCPELAEMSRVSMRILDELVLPFQELQIDDNEYAYLKAIIFFDPDAKGLSDPGKIKRLRSQVQVSLEDYINDRQYDSRGRFGELLLLLPTLQSITWQMIEQIQFIKLFGMAKIDNLLQEMLLGGSSSDAPHAHHPLHPHLMQEHMGTNVIVANTMPTHLSNGQMCEWPRPRGQAATPETPQPSPPGGSGSEPYKLLPGAVATIVKPLSAIPQPTITKQEVI; translated from the exons ACACATCCCCGTCAGAAGGCACCAACCTCAACGCGCCCAACAGCCTGGGTGTCAGTgccctgtgtgccatctgtggGGACCGGGCCACGGGCAAACACTACGGCGCCTCGAGCTGTGACGGCTGCAAGGGCTTCTTCCGGAGGAGTGTGCGGAAGAACCACATGTACTCCTGCAG CCCTCCCCAGATTTAGCCGGCAGTGCGTGGTGGACAAAGACAAGAGGAACCAGTGCCGCTACTGCAGGCTCAAGAAATGCTTCCGGGCTGGCATGAAGAAGGAAG CCGTCCAAAATGAGCGGGACCGGATCAGCACTCGAAGGTCAAGCTATGAGGACAGCAGCCTGCCCTCCATCAATGCGCTCCTGCAGGCAGAGGTCCTGTCCCGACAG ATCACCTCCCCCGTCTCCGGGATCAATGGCGACATTCGGGCGAAGAAGATCGCCAGTATCGCAGACGTATGTGAGTCCATGAAGGAGCAGCTGCTGGTTCTCGTCGAGTGGGCCAAGTACATCCCGGCTTTCTGCGAGCTCCCCCTGGACGACCAG GTGGCCCTGCTCAGAGCCCATGCTGGTGAGCACCTGCTGCTCGGAGCCACCAAGCGATCCATGGTGTTCAAGGACGTGCTGCTCCTAG GCAATGACTACATTGTCCCTCGGCACTGCCCGGAGCTGGCGGAGATGAGCCGGGTGTCCATGCGCATCCTCGACGAGCTGGTGCTGCCCTTCCAGGAGCTGCAGATCGATGACAATGAGTATGCCTACCTCAAAGCCATCATCTTCTTTGACCCAG ATGCCAAAGGGCTGAGCGATCCAGGGAAGATCAAGCGGCTGCGTTCCCAGGTGCAGGTGAGCTTGGAAGACTACATCAATGACCGCCAGTATGACTCGCGCGGCCGCTTTggagagctgctgctgctgctacctaCCCTGCAGAGCATCACCTGGCAGATGATCGAGCAGATCCAGTTCATCAAGCTCTTCGGCATGGCCAAGATCGACAACCTGCTGCAGGAGATGCTGCTGGGAG GGTCCTCCAGCGATGCACCCCATGCCCACCACCCCCTGCACCCTCACCTGATGCAGGAACACATGGGAACCAATGTCATCGTTGCCAACACAATGCCCACTCACCTCAGCAATGGACAGATGTGTGAGTGGCCCCGACCCAGGGGGCAGGCAG CCACCCCTGAGACCCCACAGCCCTCACCGCCAGGTGGCTCAGGGTCTGAGCCCTACAAGCTCCTGCCAGGAGCCGTCGCCACAATCGTCAAGCCCCTCTCTGCCATCCCCCAGCCGACCATCACCAAGCAGGAAGTTATCTAG